One part of the Bacillus sp. FJAT-27916 genome encodes these proteins:
- a CDS encoding ArsR/SmtB family transcription factor, with the protein MEENKPCGDLDEETLFLVSQTFKALSDPTRIRILNLLCTEEHSVTEIADLLNLGQSTVSHQLRFLKQLRLVKFRREGTTLYYSKDDDHIMHLLMQAIEHAAHH; encoded by the coding sequence ATGGAGGAAAATAAACCTTGTGGAGATTTGGATGAAGAAACATTATTTCTTGTGTCACAAACCTTTAAGGCGTTGAGTGATCCGACAAGAATTCGTATCTTGAATTTGCTTTGTACAGAGGAACATTCCGTCACAGAAATTGCCGATCTTCTAAACTTAGGGCAATCAACCGTATCCCATCAATTGCGTTTTTTGAAGCAGCTCCGCTTAGTGAAATTCAGGAGAGAGGGCACGACATTATACTATTCTAAGGATGACGATCATATTATGCATCTTTTAATGCAGGCAATCGAACATGCTGCCCATCATTAA
- a CDS encoding cation diffusion facilitator family transporter produces the protein MGHDHDHSHAHTSNKKVLLVSFIIITAFMFVEAVGGYLTNSLALLSDAGHMLSDSVSLGIALLAFMLGEKTPSQSKTYGYKRFEILAAVLNGVTLILIALYIFYEAIERFANPPEVATSGMLAISIIGLLVNIFVAWFMMRGGGTEENLNMRGAYLHVLSDMLGSIGAIAAALLMMFFGWGWADPLASVIVAVLVLRSGYYVTKSSLHVLMEGTPTNVDVQNVIETIEGKKGIKGIHDLHVWSITSGFNAMSCHAVVDSNLTIAESEKMLQDIEHDLGHIGIQHVTIQLETPGHLHEDSLLCKAKGEDGHGHHHHHHH, from the coding sequence ATGGGACATGATCATGACCATTCACATGCACATACATCGAATAAAAAGGTGCTGCTAGTATCCTTTATCATTATAACGGCCTTTATGTTTGTGGAAGCGGTTGGAGGTTATTTGACGAATAGCTTGGCCCTTTTATCAGATGCGGGACATATGCTAAGTGATTCCGTATCACTTGGAATTGCCCTCCTTGCTTTTATGTTAGGGGAAAAGACACCAAGTCAAAGCAAGACATATGGGTATAAACGCTTTGAAATATTGGCCGCTGTTTTGAATGGGGTAACCCTCATCTTAATTGCCCTTTATATTTTTTATGAAGCGATTGAGCGGTTCGCCAATCCACCTGAGGTTGCGACTTCAGGCATGCTTGCGATTAGCATCATCGGATTATTGGTTAATATATTTGTTGCCTGGTTCATGATGAGAGGCGGAGGGACAGAAGAAAACTTGAATATGCGCGGAGCCTACCTGCATGTGCTTAGTGATATGCTTGGGTCGATAGGAGCAATTGCGGCGGCCCTTCTCATGATGTTCTTCGGCTGGGGCTGGGCGGATCCGCTTGCAAGTGTCATTGTGGCCGTGCTTGTGCTTCGCAGTGGGTATTATGTCACAAAATCCAGCTTGCACGTCTTAATGGAGGGGACACCAACGAATGTAGATGTTCAGAACGTCATCGAGACGATTGAAGGGAAGAAGGGCATCAAAGGGATTCATGACCTTCACGTCTGGTCCATCACGAGCGGATTTAACGCGATGTCCTGCCACGCAGTCGTAGACAGCAACTTAACCATTGCAGAAAGTGAAAAAATGCTCCAGGATATCGAGCATGACCTCGGTCATATCGGCATTCAGCATGTCACGATCCAGCTCGAAACCCCTGGTCATCTTCATGAGGATTCCCTTCTTTGCAAAGCGAAGGGGGAAGACGGACACGGCCATCATCACCATCATCATCATTGA